Proteins found in one Triticum urartu cultivar G1812 chromosome 4, Tu2.1, whole genome shotgun sequence genomic segment:
- the LOC125554867 gene encoding glutathione reductase, chloroplastic/mitochondrial-like — translation MATTAALPFSCATTLQTLTRTLSPRRSLLIHRHRLRSLAASPRLPDRARPRLRRPVSASAAPNGSSSAGDYDYDLFTIGAGSGGVRASRFASTLYGARAAICEMPFSTISADDLGGLGGTCVLRGCVPKKLLVYASKFSHEFEESHGFGWTYDTDPKHDWSTLITNKNTELQRLVGIYKNILKNANVDLIEGRGKVVDPHTVSVDGKLYTAKNILIAVGGRPSMPDIPGIEHVIDSDAALDLPSKPEKIAIVGGGYIALEFAGIFNGLKSDVHVFIRQPKVLRGFDEEVRKY, via the exons aTGGCGACCACCGCGGCCCTCCCCTTCTCCTGCGCCACCACCCTCCAGACCCTGACCCGGACCCTCTCCCCGCGCCGCTCCCTCCTCATCCACCGCCACCGCCTCCGCTCCCTCGCCGCCTCCCCGCGGCTCCCGGACCGCGCCCGcccccgcctccgccgccccgtcTCGGCCTCCGCCGCGCCCAACGGGTCCTCCTCCGCGGGGGATTACGACTACGACCTCTTCACCATCGGCGCCGGGAGCGGCGGCGTGCGGGCCTCGCGCTTCGCCTCCACCCTCTACGGCGCCCGCGCCGCCATCTGCGAGATGCCCTTCTCCACCATCTCCGCGGACGACCTCGGCGGCCTCGGGGGCAC ATGTGTGCTTCGTGGGTGCGTTCCCAAGAAACTGTTAGTGTATGCATCCAAGTTCTCTCATGAGTTTGAAGAGTCTCATGGCTTTGGATGGACATATGATACTGATCCAAAGCATGACTGGAGCACTCTGATAACCAACAAAAATACAGAGCTGCAACGCCTAGTTGGCATTTACAAAAATATTTTAAAGAACGCAAACGTCGATCTAATTGAAGGCCGTGGAAAG GTGGTTGATCCACATACTGTTAGTGTGGATGGCAAGCTCTACACCGCTAAGAACATACTTATAGCTGTTGGTGGTCGACCATCGATGCCCGATATCCCAGGAATAGAGCATGTTATAGATTCCGATGCTGCACTAGATCTGCCTTCAAAACCTGAGAAAATTGCAATAGTGGGAGGTGGATATATTGCCTTGGAGTTTGCCGGCATTTTTAATGGCTTAAAAAGTGATGTTCATGTGTTTATTCGGCAGCCGAAAGTTTTAAGAGGGTTTGATGAGGAGGTGAGAAAGTATTAA